One part of the Arthrobacter tumbae genome encodes these proteins:
- a CDS encoding LacI family DNA-binding transcriptional regulator: MYNVSEKVNLVDIANRAGVSLSTASRALNNAYGVSAATRTRVLAVAEELSYVVSPEASRLAAGNTGRVAVVVPHISRWFFGEMLAGLEEVLRSADLDLLLYNIDTLNHRQHFFERLPARRKVDAVVVLAFPVDEQERKRLELMGVAIVAAGGQSASYPFVCIDDHRAGRQAVDHLLFLGHKRIAMIAAETPLAPGWPKTNQRSAGYYSALEEAGIVSDESLVRTVDWGGEEGAKAMGALLSLKDPPTAVYAHSDEVALGAIRTIRRAGLRIPEDISVVGIDDHPAGALADLTTVHQSVREQGAIAGRSVLAALRQEEFDPGIIVPTELIIRSTTAPPRRPGGLRP; encoded by the coding sequence GTGTACAACGTCTCAGAGAAGGTAAACCTCGTCGATATAGCCAACCGTGCGGGCGTGTCGCTGTCCACCGCCTCACGGGCACTGAACAACGCATATGGCGTGTCTGCGGCTACGCGCACCCGTGTGCTCGCCGTCGCTGAAGAACTTTCTTATGTCGTCTCCCCGGAAGCTTCCCGCTTGGCGGCGGGCAATACTGGGCGGGTTGCGGTGGTCGTTCCGCACATTTCACGCTGGTTCTTCGGGGAGATGCTCGCAGGCTTGGAAGAAGTGCTGCGCAGTGCCGACCTCGACCTGCTTCTTTACAACATCGACACGCTCAACCACAGACAGCACTTTTTTGAGCGACTACCGGCAAGGCGGAAAGTTGACGCGGTGGTAGTGCTGGCTTTTCCGGTGGATGAACAGGAACGCAAACGCCTGGAACTGATGGGCGTGGCAATCGTCGCTGCCGGCGGTCAGAGTGCCTCCTACCCGTTCGTGTGCATCGATGACCACCGTGCCGGGCGACAGGCAGTTGATCACCTCTTGTTCCTTGGTCATAAACGAATCGCCATGATCGCAGCCGAGACCCCTCTTGCGCCGGGATGGCCAAAAACCAATCAACGTTCGGCTGGCTACTACTCCGCCCTTGAGGAAGCAGGAATAGTTTCAGACGAGAGTCTGGTAAGGACCGTCGACTGGGGAGGGGAAGAAGGCGCAAAAGCCATGGGCGCCCTGCTCAGTCTGAAGGATCCACCCACCGCTGTTTACGCGCACTCGGATGAGGTGGCCCTCGGCGCGATTCGAACGATCCGAAGGGCAGGCCTACGAATACCGGAGGACATCTCAGTCGTAGGAATTGATGATCACCCGGCGGGCGCCCTGGCCGACCTCACCACCGTGCATCAGAGCGTGCGGGAACAAGGTGCAATCGCGGGTCGTTCCGTACTCGCCGCGTTGAGGCAAGAAGAATTTGATCCGGGCATCATCGTCCCGACGGAACTCATCATCCGGAGCACAACGGCACCTCCGCGTCGGCCAGGGGGCCTTCGACCCTAG
- a CDS encoding ABC transporter substrate-binding protein, whose amino-acid sequence MSRRHPSSLAHTVRFSRPQVLSLSVLTGTLVLTGCSGPGSEIDSSGTAPTDVSTDVASSEVTLRMFDGAGLTALDEAQIAAFEEQNPNITIELTTEPDEVMSTTLPRVLASEDPACIHRVGTLESHVEDSLLTSLEPYAEAYGWGAIPASQLVQYRVNEGGVRGDGDLYAMPSGFVLESWYVNKSTAADLGMSEPPATLAELETVLAAAKEAGQTPIMVNNADGGLGHVYQFLLNYYMGAEATNEWIFRTPGATIDSPEGIQAAQTLTDWIDAGYFNEDANAVDGQQALGRFMAGESVFLPSGNWNAGPIQQNMADNAGFFLAPPVEAEAAHVAQSNAASPFGIPANCKNKNEAAAYLNFLRSDEARQSALDNGYLPLGEASEASAQPTTEGVLADVQAAFTQLAEDDGVVDFVQNATPGLQSNAWTPEGQGLFAGEITAEEFVSNIQAVYEEEIGR is encoded by the coding sequence ATGTCGCGTCGCCACCCATCTTCACTCGCCCACACTGTCCGCTTTTCCCGCCCGCAGGTCCTGTCCCTATCTGTGCTGACCGGCACGCTCGTCCTCACCGGCTGTTCCGGTCCAGGATCTGAGATTGATTCTTCGGGAACGGCACCCACTGATGTCAGCACCGATGTTGCGAGCAGCGAAGTCACGCTGAGAATGTTCGACGGGGCAGGTCTGACCGCGCTCGATGAGGCTCAGATCGCCGCTTTCGAGGAACAGAACCCTAACATCACCATCGAACTGACGACGGAGCCTGATGAGGTAATGAGCACAACACTCCCTCGGGTTCTCGCTTCAGAAGACCCCGCGTGTATTCACCGGGTGGGAACGCTGGAAAGCCACGTTGAGGACTCCTTGCTGACCAGCCTCGAGCCATACGCGGAGGCCTATGGGTGGGGTGCAATCCCTGCCTCTCAGCTCGTTCAGTACAGGGTGAATGAAGGTGGCGTACGGGGTGACGGTGACTTGTATGCCATGCCGTCGGGATTCGTGCTCGAGAGCTGGTACGTCAATAAGTCCACGGCGGCAGACCTTGGCATGAGCGAACCCCCCGCTACCCTGGCCGAACTCGAGACGGTGCTCGCCGCAGCAAAGGAAGCGGGCCAAACACCGATCATGGTCAATAACGCGGACGGTGGCTTAGGACACGTCTACCAGTTCCTGCTGAACTACTACATGGGTGCCGAAGCCACCAATGAGTGGATCTTCCGCACACCCGGAGCCACCATAGACTCGCCAGAGGGAATCCAGGCGGCTCAGACTCTCACCGACTGGATTGATGCGGGATACTTCAACGAGGACGCAAACGCCGTCGACGGCCAGCAGGCCCTTGGACGGTTCATGGCGGGAGAATCGGTATTCCTTCCCTCCGGGAACTGGAACGCAGGCCCCATCCAACAAAATATGGCAGACAATGCCGGATTCTTCCTTGCTCCTCCCGTGGAAGCAGAAGCAGCGCACGTCGCACAATCGAATGCTGCATCACCGTTCGGAATTCCGGCCAACTGCAAAAACAAGAACGAAGCAGCCGCCTACCTGAACTTCCTCCGCAGCGACGAAGCCCGGCAATCAGCCCTCGACAACGGCTATCTGCCCCTCGGTGAAGCCAGCGAAGCCTCCGCTCAGCCGACAACCGAGGGCGTTCTCGCCGATGTGCAGGCCGCCTTCACGCAACTCGCAGAAGATGACGGTGTGGTCGACTTCGTCCAGAACGCCACCCCTGGATTGCAAAGCAACGCATGGACACCGGAGGGGCAGGGACTGTTCGCCGGGGAAATCACGGCAGAGGAGTTCGTCAGCAATATCCAAGCCGTCTATGAGGAAGAAATCGGACGATGA
- a CDS encoding carbohydrate ABC transporter permease translates to MTSTNTAVTSGAGARLPRSRKRRAGFSRSQGARWTGWWFAVPALVMYAVFVIRPVASSVQISFYDWDGFGPSTWVGLDNYRRVFTDPELLATIGNAFFLIIFFTAVPVVMGLIIAALMREIKGRVFGATARTLLFLPQIIPGAAAAIAWTWMYSRDGVVNQFLSSIGLESFTRAWLGDFDWALPAVGFIGTWLSTGLCTLLLMAGIGKIDGSLYEAARLDGANFLQQTRSVTLPGLKQELGVCVTITIIAALAAFDVVFLSTQGGPGRSTMVPGVEIYRLGFVENQLGLASALAVVLAILVLLVVGPLQRVFKER, encoded by the coding sequence ATGACGTCCACCAACACAGCCGTTACGTCCGGGGCCGGAGCACGCCTTCCTCGGTCCAGAAAGCGGCGGGCAGGCTTCAGCCGGTCGCAGGGCGCCCGCTGGACCGGATGGTGGTTCGCGGTTCCTGCGCTTGTCATGTACGCGGTTTTCGTCATCCGTCCCGTTGCCAGTTCCGTGCAGATTTCCTTTTACGACTGGGATGGCTTTGGACCGTCCACGTGGGTCGGACTGGATAACTATCGCCGCGTCTTCACTGATCCCGAACTGCTCGCAACCATTGGTAACGCCTTCTTTCTCATCATCTTCTTCACTGCGGTGCCGGTAGTTATGGGCCTGATCATCGCGGCCCTCATGCGGGAGATCAAAGGGAGGGTCTTCGGTGCAACAGCCCGAACGCTGCTCTTCCTACCCCAGATCATTCCCGGTGCAGCCGCGGCCATCGCCTGGACATGGATGTATTCCCGCGACGGTGTCGTGAACCAGTTTCTATCCTCAATAGGACTCGAAAGCTTCACCCGCGCATGGCTGGGTGACTTCGACTGGGCTCTGCCCGCCGTGGGATTCATCGGCACCTGGCTCTCAACGGGTCTCTGCACTCTCCTGCTTATGGCAGGGATTGGGAAAATCGATGGAAGCCTGTACGAAGCGGCCCGGCTGGACGGCGCGAACTTCCTGCAGCAAACGCGCTCCGTCACACTCCCCGGGCTGAAACAGGAACTTGGGGTCTGCGTAACCATCACGATCATCGCCGCCCTCGCAGCGTTCGACGTCGTGTTCCTGTCCACTCAGGGCGGTCCCGGCCGGTCAACGATGGTTCCTGGGGTGGAAATCTACCGGCTTGGTTTCGTCGAAAACCAACTCGGGCTCGCCAGCGCACTCGCTGTCGTCCTGGCGATTCTGGTTCTACTCGTCGTTGGGCCACTCCAGCGCGTCTTCAAGGAGCGTTGA
- a CDS encoding carbohydrate ABC transporter permease, translating to MQTTTRQQLPGIVLMIAAMLFSIIPLLSMFSAALQPQGTVPVGISWPADPQWHNFVDAWNAANITTLLGSSSLIVLGVVPALVIISTMAAYAITILNIPLGRILFLLLLAGLTLPFELTIIPLYQQIQDMGLLNNRVGLILPLIALNLPFAVFWMRAHFLTVPQELSEAAGVDGAGSWNALRHIHIPLAGPALASLALLTFLSTWNQFLLTIVLIQDAEKRTMAGALQAFVGQYSTDVVLLNAGALLIMAPVIVVFLLLQRHFVKALLQGATKG from the coding sequence ATGCAAACCACAACCCGTCAGCAACTGCCCGGCATTGTCCTGATGATCGCTGCGATGCTGTTCTCAATCATTCCCCTGCTTAGCATGTTTTCTGCCGCGCTGCAGCCGCAAGGCACCGTGCCGGTGGGCATCTCCTGGCCCGCCGACCCCCAATGGCACAACTTCGTCGACGCCTGGAATGCCGCGAACATCACGACCCTGCTCGGATCAAGCAGTTTGATCGTACTGGGAGTCGTGCCCGCACTCGTGATCATCTCCACGATGGCCGCGTATGCCATCACGATACTGAACATCCCACTCGGCCGGATTCTCTTCCTCCTGCTCCTGGCCGGCCTAACCCTTCCGTTCGAGCTCACAATCATCCCGCTCTACCAGCAGATACAGGACATGGGCCTATTGAACAACCGGGTGGGCTTGATCCTCCCGCTGATCGCTCTGAACCTTCCGTTCGCAGTGTTCTGGATGCGGGCGCACTTCCTAACGGTTCCGCAAGAACTCAGTGAGGCCGCCGGCGTGGATGGAGCAGGCAGCTGGAATGCGCTCAGGCACATCCACATTCCTCTAGCCGGACCCGCATTGGCATCGCTGGCGCTCCTGACGTTCCTATCGACGTGGAACCAGTTCCTTCTCACTATCGTGCTGATTCAGGACGCCGAGAAGCGGACAATGGCCGGGGCCCTGCAAGCTTTCGTCGGCCAATACAGCACCGACGTCGTCTTGTTGAACGCCGGAGCACTGCTGATCATGGCACCGGTCATCGTCGTCTTCCTCCTGCTCCAGCGACATTTCGTCAAAGCCCTGCTTCAGGGCGCCACCAAAGGTTGA
- a CDS encoding glycoside hydrolase family 13 protein, with amino-acid sequence MKQPNNDTANWWKNAVIYQVYPRSFADSNADGIGDLAGVTSRLEYLADLGIDAIWLSPFYPSPLADGGYDISNYRDVDPRLGTLEDFDQLTRAAHALGIRIIVDIVPNHTSEEHPWFQQALNAGPGSPERDRYIFHDGKGANGEEPPADWQSHFGGSAWERTNDGQWYCHLFAKEQPDLNWGNQEVRQYFLDTLRFWSDRGVDGFRVDVAHSLAKDLSEPLRSQPYLDTRIPVDGTDPLYDRDEVHAIYETWRQVFNEYDPPRMAVAETWHPTSKRTYLYARPTELGQVFDFSLLKASWGAADFRAVIQRSLDDHHGVGGGLTWVLSNHDVPRHASRYALPDDIHPDQWLISNGTSPIVDQNLGLRRARAATLMMLALPGSAYLYQGEELGLPEVPDLPEHALQDPVWFRTGGKLKGRDGCRVPLPWTIAGPSCGFGAGTAWLPQPSEFGKYSVEAQQGVDGSTLEMYREALRRRREIPALASADFAWSDDLPTGIIGFNRGDGFRCLMNAGSESHPLPSGAKVLSASIPVTSEGIPADSTVWLSV; translated from the coding sequence ATGAAACAGCCGAATAATGACACCGCTAACTGGTGGAAGAATGCAGTCATTTATCAGGTGTACCCACGTAGTTTCGCCGATTCGAACGCTGACGGCATCGGGGATCTTGCCGGCGTCACCAGTCGTCTGGAATATCTCGCCGACCTTGGCATCGACGCGATCTGGCTCAGCCCCTTCTACCCGTCCCCACTTGCCGATGGCGGCTATGACATCTCGAACTACCGCGACGTCGACCCGCGCCTCGGCACACTCGAAGACTTTGATCAACTGACCCGGGCAGCCCATGCACTGGGAATCAGGATCATCGTCGATATTGTGCCCAACCACACCTCAGAAGAACACCCCTGGTTCCAGCAAGCCCTCAATGCCGGTCCCGGATCACCCGAGCGTGACCGGTACATCTTCCATGACGGCAAGGGCGCCAATGGTGAGGAACCACCCGCGGACTGGCAATCACACTTCGGAGGCAGCGCCTGGGAACGCACCAACGACGGCCAATGGTATTGCCACCTTTTCGCGAAGGAGCAGCCCGACCTTAACTGGGGCAACCAGGAAGTAAGACAATACTTTTTGGACACATTGCGTTTCTGGTCGGACCGCGGAGTCGACGGATTCAGAGTCGATGTTGCGCACTCTCTGGCCAAAGACCTCTCCGAACCCCTTCGGAGCCAGCCCTACCTCGACACCCGGATCCCAGTAGACGGAACCGACCCCCTCTACGACCGCGATGAGGTTCACGCAATCTACGAGACTTGGAGGCAGGTCTTCAACGAGTATGACCCGCCCCGGATGGCCGTCGCTGAAACCTGGCATCCCACAAGCAAAAGGACATACCTTTACGCGCGCCCAACAGAACTGGGCCAGGTCTTCGACTTCTCTTTGCTCAAAGCATCATGGGGAGCCGCAGACTTCCGAGCCGTCATACAACGATCCCTTGACGACCACCACGGCGTCGGCGGCGGACTGACCTGGGTGCTTTCGAATCATGATGTTCCCCGCCACGCCTCCAGATACGCACTTCCCGACGACATCCATCCGGATCAATGGCTGATCAGCAACGGAACCAGTCCTATCGTTGATCAGAACCTTGGGCTGAGGCGGGCACGTGCAGCGACGCTAATGATGCTTGCGCTGCCGGGGTCCGCTTATCTATATCAAGGGGAAGAGCTCGGGCTTCCAGAAGTCCCCGACCTTCCCGAACACGCATTGCAGGACCCGGTATGGTTCCGAACGGGAGGCAAGCTCAAGGGCCGCGACGGATGTCGGGTCCCGCTGCCGTGGACCATCGCCGGACCGTCCTGCGGATTTGGAGCCGGAACAGCATGGTTGCCGCAGCCATCGGAGTTCGGGAAGTACTCCGTGGAAGCCCAGCAGGGCGTCGACGGGTCAACATTGGAAATGTACCGGGAGGCTTTGCGGCGGCGCCGGGAGATTCCAGCCCTCGCTTCCGCGGATTTCGCCTGGAGCGATGATCTGCCGACTGGGATTATCGGATTCAATCGCGGTGACGGGTTTCGTTGTCTCATGAATGCCGGATCAGAATCCCATCCCTTGCCTTCAGGAGCGAAGGTACTCTCTGCGAGCATCCCGGTCACTTCCGAGGGCATCCCGGCCGACTCTACCGTCTGGCTTTCCGTTTAG
- a CDS encoding APC family permease, whose product MAERRTAERSEDASLLKVLGNWDALALGFGAMIGFGWVVLTGGWIGSAGTLGAVLAMVAGGVIMGVVGLTYAELTAAMPKAGGEHNFLLRGMGPRWSFIGSWAITGGYVTIVAFEAVALPRTALYLFPGLNQVPLWEIAGSQVHLTWALVGALAAVVITFINIRGVKLAGVAQTFVVLFLLIIGAVLVLGTFTGGSTENMQPLFTGGSAGFFAVLVVVPFLFVGFDVIPQSAEEVKIPARQIGRLVVIAVILATIWYVMTILTTSSAMPAEEIAQADIATADAMGALFGSDLMAKVLIAGGIAGILTSWNSLLLGASRLMYSMARSGMLPGWFGKLHPTYRTPANALMFIGALSFLAPFFGEAMLVWLVDSGAPSIVIAYILVAVVFVILRRKEPSMERPLRIGGAGNGGQAIGIAAVVLCLALLSLYLPGMPAALTPPPWILFGLWWVLGLFFLLRIPRGIKPGEDAEHRLLAALNKR is encoded by the coding sequence ATGGCAGAGCGAAGGACAGCCGAGCGTTCAGAGGACGCCTCACTTTTGAAGGTCTTGGGTAACTGGGACGCCCTCGCGCTGGGGTTCGGGGCGATGATCGGATTCGGCTGGGTGGTGCTCACCGGCGGCTGGATCGGTTCCGCCGGAACCCTCGGTGCGGTCTTGGCCATGGTGGCCGGCGGCGTCATCATGGGCGTCGTAGGGCTCACCTACGCGGAACTGACCGCCGCCATGCCCAAAGCAGGTGGGGAACACAACTTCCTGCTGCGCGGCATGGGTCCCCGCTGGTCATTCATCGGATCCTGGGCGATCACCGGCGGCTACGTCACCATTGTGGCGTTCGAGGCTGTGGCGCTTCCCCGCACGGCGCTGTATCTTTTTCCCGGTCTGAACCAGGTCCCGCTGTGGGAGATCGCGGGAAGCCAGGTACACCTCACCTGGGCGCTTGTCGGTGCGCTTGCCGCCGTCGTCATCACCTTCATCAACATCCGCGGTGTGAAGCTTGCCGGCGTGGCACAAACCTTTGTGGTGCTCTTCCTGCTGATCATCGGTGCTGTCCTTGTGCTCGGAACCTTCACGGGCGGCTCCACGGAGAACATGCAGCCACTCTTCACCGGCGGATCTGCGGGCTTCTTCGCTGTCCTCGTGGTAGTCCCGTTCCTCTTCGTCGGGTTCGACGTGATTCCGCAATCGGCGGAGGAAGTGAAGATTCCCGCCCGCCAGATCGGCCGGCTGGTTGTCATCGCCGTAATACTCGCGACCATCTGGTACGTCATGACCATCCTGACGACGTCGTCCGCCATGCCTGCTGAGGAGATCGCGCAGGCAGACATCGCCACCGCGGATGCGATGGGCGCACTTTTCGGGAGTGACCTGATGGCCAAAGTGCTCATCGCCGGTGGAATCGCCGGAATCCTGACCTCCTGGAACTCGCTGCTGCTGGGAGCCTCCCGGCTGATGTACTCCATGGCGCGTTCGGGGATGCTGCCGGGTTGGTTTGGAAAGCTGCACCCGACCTACCGCACGCCGGCGAACGCCCTGATGTTCATCGGCGCCCTGTCCTTCCTGGCTCCCTTCTTCGGAGAGGCGATGCTTGTCTGGCTGGTCGACTCAGGCGCCCCCAGCATCGTGATCGCCTACATCCTGGTCGCCGTGGTCTTTGTGATCCTGCGCCGGAAGGAACCGTCGATGGAACGGCCGCTCCGGATCGGCGGAGCGGGAAACGGTGGCCAGGCGATCGGGATCGCGGCGGTAGTCCTGTGCCTTGCCCTTCTCAGCCTGTACCTGCCGGGGATGCCTGCTGCTCTCACGCCCCCGCCGTGGATCCTGTTCGGCCTGTGGTGGGTGCTGGGCCTGTTCTTCCTCCTCCGGATCCCGCGTGGCATCAAACCGGGTGAGGACGCGGAACACCGGCTGCTGGCGGCGCTGAACAAGCGCTAG